One genomic segment of Paraburkholderia caffeinilytica includes these proteins:
- a CDS encoding metal ABC transporter permease yields the protein MFEYDFMVNAFAASGIVAVLAGVVGYFLVMRGQTFAGHALSHVGFTGATGAVLIGISPIWGMIGFTLAAGVGMGALGEKLAGRDVAIGVILSLSLGFGLLFLHFFTAYATQVTALLFGNVLGVNASTLGVLAALGVISLLALAAIMRPLLFASLQPELAEAKGVSLRKMSVLFLSIAALAVAACTQIVGVLLVFTLMVGPAAAAQNMTTRLSTGLVLAAVFALVQAWLGLTLAFYTDWPTSFWITVLSALVYGGSLLRRR from the coding sequence ATGTTTGAATACGATTTCATGGTGAACGCGTTCGCGGCGTCGGGGATCGTCGCGGTGCTGGCAGGCGTGGTGGGCTATTTTCTGGTGATGCGCGGGCAGACCTTCGCGGGTCACGCGCTCTCGCACGTCGGCTTCACGGGTGCGACCGGCGCGGTGCTGATCGGCATCTCGCCGATCTGGGGGATGATCGGCTTCACGCTTGCAGCAGGCGTCGGCATGGGCGCGCTCGGCGAGAAACTGGCCGGGCGCGATGTCGCGATCGGCGTGATCCTGTCGTTGTCGCTCGGTTTCGGCTTGCTGTTCCTGCACTTCTTCACCGCGTACGCGACCCAGGTCACTGCGCTGCTGTTCGGCAACGTGCTCGGCGTGAATGCGTCGACGCTCGGCGTGCTGGCGGCGTTGGGCGTCATCAGTTTGCTGGCGCTCGCGGCGATCATGCGACCCTTGCTGTTTGCTTCGTTGCAGCCGGAATTGGCGGAAGCCAAAGGTGTGTCGCTGCGCAAGATGTCGGTGCTGTTTCTCTCGATTGCCGCGCTTGCCGTGGCGGCGTGCACGCAGATTGTCGGCGTGCTGCTGGTGTTCACGCTGATGGTGGGGCCGGCCGCCGCCGCGCAAAACATGACGACGCGGCTCTCGACCGGGCTCGTGCTCGCCGCCGTGTTCGCGCTGGTGCAGGCGTGGCTCGGTCTGACGCTCGCGTTCTATACCGACTGGCCGACGAGCTTCTGGATCACCGTGCTGTCGGCGCTGGTGTATGGCGGGAGTTTGCTGCGCCGGCGTTGA
- a CDS encoding ABC transporter ATP-binding protein has translation MASVTLRNIRKAYDDNEVMRDINLDILDGEFVVFVGPSGCGKSTLMRMIAGLEDISGGDLTIDGTRVNDVPPAKRGIAMVFQSYALYPHMTLYDNMAFGLKLAGTKKPEIDAAVRNAAKILHIDHLLDRKPKQLSGGQRQRVAIGRAITRKPKVFLFDEPLSNLDAALRVKMRLEFARLHDELKTTMIYVTHDQVEAMTLADKIVVLSAGNVEQVGSPTMLYHAPANRFVAGFIGSPKMNFMEGIVQSVTRDGVTVRYETGETQRVAVEPGTVKQGDKVTVGIRPEHLHVGMTEDGVSARTMAVESLGDAAYLYAESSVAPDGLIARIPPLERHSKGETQRVGATPEHCHLFDSEGKAFQRKIVEVLAA, from the coding sequence ATGGCAAGCGTAACTCTGCGCAACATCAGAAAAGCCTACGACGACAACGAAGTGATGCGCGACATCAACCTCGACATCCTGGACGGCGAATTCGTCGTGTTCGTGGGCCCGAGCGGTTGCGGTAAATCGACGCTGATGCGGATGATCGCCGGCCTCGAAGACATCAGCGGCGGCGATCTGACCATCGACGGCACGCGCGTGAACGACGTGCCGCCCGCCAAGCGCGGCATCGCGATGGTGTTCCAGTCGTACGCGCTGTATCCGCATATGACGCTGTACGACAACATGGCGTTCGGCCTGAAACTCGCCGGCACCAAAAAGCCGGAAATCGACGCCGCCGTGCGCAATGCAGCGAAGATTCTGCACATCGACCATCTGCTCGACCGCAAGCCGAAACAGCTCTCAGGCGGTCAGCGTCAGCGCGTTGCGATCGGCCGCGCGATTACGCGCAAGCCGAAGGTGTTCCTGTTCGACGAACCGTTGTCGAATCTCGACGCCGCCTTGCGCGTGAAGATGCGCCTCGAATTCGCACGTCTGCACGACGAGCTGAAGACCACGATGATCTACGTGACGCACGATCAGGTCGAAGCCATGACGCTGGCCGACAAGATCGTCGTGCTGTCGGCGGGCAATGTGGAGCAGGTCGGCAGCCCGACCATGCTGTATCACGCGCCGGCCAATCGCTTCGTCGCCGGCTTCATCGGCTCGCCGAAGATGAATTTCATGGAAGGCATCGTGCAGTCGGTGACGCGCGATGGCGTCACGGTGCGCTACGAAACCGGCGAGACGCAACGTGTCGCGGTGGAGCCGGGCACGGTGAAGCAAGGTGACAAGGTGACCGTCGGCATTCGTCCGGAGCATCTGCACGTCGGCATGACCGAGGACGGCGTGTCGGCGCGCACGATGGCGGTCGAGTCGCTCGGCGATGCGGCGTACCTGTATGCGGAGTCGAGCGTGGCGCCGGATGGCCTGATTGCGCGGATTCCGCCGCTCGAACGCCACAGCAAGGGCGAAACACAACGGGTCGGCGCGACGCCTGAGCACTGTCATTTGTTCGACAGCGAAGGGAAGGCATTCCAGCGCAAGATCGTCGAAGTGCTGGCCGCGTGA
- a CDS encoding HAD family hydrolase, which yields MTAGTTVGHFALICDCDGVLIDSEAVAARMLVHELEARWPDVDVEPVVLPLLGLRIEKVLQGTAAQLGKSLGAEDIEAIREAVEAAAMQAPAVVGIEAALAQVPLTKACASNSYRPYVENVLARTGLAKFFGSRFFCADAVPNPKPAPDVYLAAARGLGLAPSACLVVEDSVTGVTAATAAGMTVLGFIGGGHASDAQIDALHAAGARTVFDDMLQLPDLVAQWTLSATAATP from the coding sequence ATGACCGCAGGCACGACGGTAGGTCATTTCGCGCTGATCTGCGATTGCGACGGCGTGCTGATCGACAGCGAAGCCGTGGCGGCGCGCATGCTGGTGCACGAACTCGAAGCGCGCTGGCCCGATGTCGACGTCGAGCCGGTGGTGCTGCCGCTGCTCGGCTTGCGCATCGAAAAGGTGTTGCAAGGCACGGCGGCGCAACTGGGCAAGAGCCTCGGCGCCGAGGATATCGAGGCCATCCGCGAAGCGGTGGAAGCGGCGGCGATGCAGGCGCCGGCGGTCGTCGGCATCGAGGCTGCGCTGGCGCAGGTGCCGCTCACCAAGGCATGCGCGAGCAACAGTTACCGGCCGTATGTGGAGAACGTGCTGGCGCGCACGGGCCTCGCGAAGTTCTTCGGCAGCCGGTTCTTTTGCGCCGATGCGGTGCCGAATCCGAAGCCCGCGCCCGATGTCTATCTCGCTGCCGCGCGTGGTCTCGGCCTTGCGCCGTCCGCGTGCCTCGTGGTGGAGGACAGCGTGACGGGCGTGACGGCGGCGACGGCGGCGGGCATGACGGTGCTGGGCTTTATCGGCGGCGGCCATGCGAGTGACGCGCAGATCGACGCCTTGCATGCGGCGGGCGCGCGCACCGTATTCGACGACATGCTGCAGTTGCCGGACCTGGTCGCGCAATGGACGCTGAGCGCGACGGCAGCGACGCCGTAA
- a CDS encoding L-iditol 2-dehydrogenase, which yields MAARLQDKVAILTGAASGIGEAVARRYLDEGARCVLVDVKPADSFGDALRAAYGDRVLTVSADVTRRDDIERILASTLERFGQVDILFNNAALFDMRPILDESWDVFDRLFAVNVKGMFFLMQTVARKMVEQGHGGKIINMSSQAGRRGEALVSHYCATKAAVLSYTQSAALALAPHQINVNGIAPGVVDTPMWKEVDALFARYENRPLGEKKRLVGEAVPLGRMGVPDDLTGAALFLASADADYITAQTLNVDGGNWMS from the coding sequence GTGGCGGCACGATTGCAAGACAAGGTGGCCATTCTGACGGGCGCGGCAAGCGGAATCGGTGAAGCCGTGGCCCGCCGCTATCTGGACGAAGGCGCGCGCTGCGTGCTGGTCGACGTCAAACCGGCGGACAGTTTCGGCGACGCGTTGCGCGCCGCTTATGGCGACCGCGTGCTGACCGTCAGCGCCGACGTGACGCGCCGCGACGATATCGAACGCATCCTCGCGAGTACGCTGGAGCGCTTCGGCCAGGTCGATATCCTGTTCAACAACGCGGCGCTCTTCGATATGCGCCCGATCCTCGATGAATCCTGGGACGTGTTCGACCGCCTCTTCGCGGTCAACGTGAAGGGCATGTTCTTCCTGATGCAAACCGTCGCGCGGAAAATGGTCGAGCAGGGCCACGGCGGCAAGATCATCAATATGTCGTCGCAAGCCGGGCGGCGCGGCGAGGCGCTGGTGTCGCACTACTGCGCAACCAAGGCCGCCGTACTCAGCTATACGCAATCCGCAGCGCTCGCCCTCGCGCCGCACCAGATCAATGTGAACGGCATCGCGCCGGGCGTCGTCGATACGCCGATGTGGAAAGAAGTCGACGCGCTCTTCGCCCGCTATGAAAACCGGCCGCTCGGCGAGAAGAAGCGCCTCGTCGGTGAAGCGGTGCCGCTCGGCCGCATGGGGGTGCCGGACGATCTGACCGGCGCCGCGCTGTTTCTCGCGTCGGCGGATGCCGACTACATCACCGCGCAAACCCTGAACGTCGACGGCGGGAACTGGATGAGTTGA
- a CDS encoding S-(hydroxymethyl)glutathione dehydrogenase/class III alcohol dehydrogenase, which yields MKTKAAIAWKAGAPLTIEEVDLEGPRAGEVLIEVKATGICHTDYYTLSGADPEGIFPAILGHEGAGVIVDVGPGVGTLKKGDHVIPLYTPECRQCKFCLSRKTNLCQAIRSTQGRGLMPDATSRFSLDGKPLFHYMGTSTFSNYIVVPEIAVAKVREDAPFDKICYIGCGVTTGVGAVVYSAKVEAGANVVVFGLGGIGLNVIQGAKMVGADKIIGVDLNPGRIELAKKFGMTHFINPNEVENVVDHIVQLTDGGADYSFECIGNTKVMRQALECTHKGWGQSFIIGVAAAGEEISTRPFQLVTGREWKGSAFGGARGRTDVPKIVDWYMEGKINIDDLITHRLPLERINEGFDLMKKGESIRSVVLY from the coding sequence ATGAAAACCAAAGCAGCAATCGCATGGAAAGCCGGCGCCCCGTTGACGATCGAAGAAGTGGATCTGGAAGGCCCGCGCGCCGGTGAAGTCCTGATCGAAGTGAAAGCGACGGGCATCTGCCACACCGATTACTACACGCTCTCCGGCGCCGATCCTGAAGGCATCTTCCCGGCGATTCTCGGCCACGAAGGCGCGGGCGTGATCGTCGACGTGGGTCCGGGCGTGGGCACGTTGAAGAAGGGCGACCACGTGATTCCGCTGTACACGCCGGAATGCCGCCAATGCAAATTCTGTCTGTCGCGCAAGACCAATCTTTGCCAGGCGATCCGCTCGACGCAAGGCCGTGGCCTGATGCCCGACGCCACCTCGCGTTTCTCGCTGGACGGCAAGCCGCTGTTTCACTACATGGGCACCTCCACGTTTTCGAATTACATCGTCGTGCCGGAAATCGCGGTCGCGAAAGTGCGTGAAGACGCGCCGTTCGACAAGATCTGCTACATCGGCTGCGGCGTGACGACGGGCGTGGGCGCGGTCGTGTACTCGGCCAAAGTCGAAGCGGGCGCGAACGTGGTGGTGTTCGGCCTGGGCGGCATCGGCCTGAATGTGATCCAGGGTGCGAAGATGGTCGGCGCGGACAAGATCATCGGCGTCGATCTCAATCCGGGCCGCATTGAGCTGGCGAAGAAATTCGGCATGACCCACTTCATCAACCCGAACGAAGTCGAGAACGTGGTCGACCACATCGTGCAACTCACCGACGGCGGCGCGGACTATTCGTTCGAATGCATCGGCAACACCAAGGTGATGCGTCAGGCGCTGGAGTGCACGCACAAGGGCTGGGGGCAGTCGTTCATCATCGGCGTGGCGGCGGCGGGCGAGGAGATCAGCACGCGTCCGTTCCAGCTGGTGACGGGCCGCGAGTGGAAGGGCTCGGCATTCGGCGGCGCACGCGGCCGCACGGACGTGCCGAAGATCGTCGACTGGTACATGGAAGGCAAGATCAACATCGACGACCTGATCACGCACCGTCTGCCGCTCGAGCGCATCAACGAAGGCTTCGATCTGATGAAGAAGGGCGAGTCGATCCGCTCGGTCGTGCTGTACTAA
- a CDS encoding ABC transporter ATP-binding protein yields the protein MTETGRSTPADVSTSAPGNSPVLELERVTLELGDRTILRDAGFVVNQGEFIGVLGPNGAGKTTLMRAVLGLVPAASGAIRVLGQPVERGNASIGYMPQTRSALAGRRVRGRDFVAMAADGHRWGLPHADSKTRADVERVLDLVGGRQLAERPLSELSGGERQRLLLAQCLLGNPKLLLLDEPLISLDPHHQKSVVELVRRVQQELGIAVLFSAHELNPLLHALDRVLYLGSGVAALGTVDEVITKPVLSRLYGSPIDVMRVNGRIFVMSGDVEVEKHDHEHEHDENGGHGHSHSHGHAHSHDHGGAHSHSHQHDSRDGHKHDV from the coding sequence ATGACCGAAACTGGCCGCAGCACGCCAGCTGACGTATCAACCAGCGCACCCGGCAACTCGCCCGTGCTCGAACTCGAGCGCGTGACGCTCGAACTCGGCGACCGCACGATTCTGCGCGACGCCGGCTTCGTGGTGAACCAGGGCGAATTCATCGGCGTGCTCGGGCCGAACGGCGCGGGCAAGACCACGCTGATGCGCGCCGTGCTCGGCCTCGTGCCGGCCGCGAGCGGCGCGATCCGCGTGCTGGGGCAGCCGGTGGAACGCGGCAACGCGTCGATCGGCTATATGCCGCAGACTCGCAGTGCGCTGGCCGGGCGCCGCGTGCGCGGCCGCGACTTCGTCGCCATGGCCGCCGATGGACACCGCTGGGGCCTGCCCCATGCGGACAGCAAAACCCGCGCGGATGTCGAACGGGTGCTCGATCTGGTGGGCGGCCGCCAGCTGGCCGAGCGGCCGTTGTCGGAACTGTCGGGCGGCGAACGGCAGCGTCTGCTGCTCGCGCAATGCCTGCTCGGCAACCCCAAACTGCTGCTACTCGACGAACCGCTGATCAGCCTCGATCCGCATCATCAGAAGAGCGTGGTGGAACTGGTGCGGCGCGTGCAGCAGGAACTCGGCATCGCCGTGCTGTTCTCGGCGCATGAACTGAATCCGCTTCTGCACGCGCTCGATCGCGTGCTGTATCTCGGCAGCGGCGTCGCCGCGCTCGGCACCGTCGACGAAGTCATTACGAAGCCGGTACTGTCGCGTCTCTATGGCTCGCCGATCGACGTGATGCGCGTGAACGGCCGCATCTTCGTGATGTCGGGCGACGTCGAAGTCGAAAAACACGATCACGAGCACGAACACGACGAGAACGGCGGCCATGGCCACTCGCACTCGCACGGGCATGCCCATTCGCACGACCACGGTGGCGCGCACAGCCACTCACACCAGCACGACTCACGCGACGGACACAAGCACGATGTTTGA
- a CDS encoding ABC transporter substrate-binding protein, whose product MKPATQSALKALSAGAFACFALSASAATVTIATLNNPDMIELKKLSPAFEQANPDIKLNWVILEENVLRQRATTDITTGSGQFDVMTIGAYETPQWGKRGWLTPLTGLPADYDLNDVVKTARDGLSSGGQLYALPFYVESSMTYYRKDLFAAKGLKMPDQPTYEQIAQFADKLTDKANGIYGICLRGKAGWGENMAYATTVVNTFGGRWFDEKWQAQLTSPEWKKAISFYVDLLKKDGPPGASSNGFNENLTLMSSGKCGMWIDATVAAGMLYNKQQSQIADKVGFAAAPTAVTPRGSHWLWAWALAIPKSSKQADSAKKFIAWATSKQYIELVAKDEGWASVPPGTRQSTYARPEYKQAAPFGDFVLKAIETADPDHPTLKPVPYTGVQFVGIPEFQSFGTVVGQSISGAVAGQMSIDQALAAGQATADRAVKQAGYQK is encoded by the coding sequence ATGAAACCTGCTACCCAATCCGCGCTGAAGGCGCTCAGTGCCGGCGCGTTTGCATGCTTTGCGCTGAGCGCGTCAGCGGCGACGGTGACCATCGCCACGTTGAACAATCCGGACATGATCGAGCTGAAGAAGCTCTCGCCCGCCTTCGAGCAGGCGAATCCGGATATCAAGCTCAACTGGGTGATTCTCGAAGAAAACGTACTGCGTCAACGCGCCACCACCGACATCACGACCGGCAGCGGCCAGTTCGACGTGATGACGATCGGTGCGTACGAAACGCCGCAATGGGGCAAGCGCGGCTGGCTCACGCCGCTCACCGGCCTGCCCGCCGATTACGATCTGAACGACGTCGTGAAGACGGCCCGCGACGGCCTCTCCAGTGGCGGTCAGTTGTACGCGCTGCCGTTCTACGTCGAAAGCTCGATGACGTATTACCGCAAGGATCTGTTCGCGGCGAAGGGCCTGAAGATGCCCGATCAGCCGACCTACGAACAGATCGCTCAATTCGCCGACAAGCTCACCGACAAAGCCAACGGCATCTACGGCATCTGTCTGCGCGGCAAGGCCGGCTGGGGCGAAAACATGGCGTACGCGACGACGGTGGTGAACACCTTCGGCGGCCGCTGGTTCGACGAAAAGTGGCAAGCGCAACTGACCTCGCCGGAATGGAAGAAGGCCATTTCGTTCTACGTCGATCTATTGAAGAAGGACGGCCCTCCGGGAGCAAGCTCGAACGGCTTCAACGAAAACCTCACGCTGATGTCCTCGGGCAAGTGTGGGATGTGGATCGACGCAACGGTGGCAGCCGGCATGCTCTACAACAAGCAGCAGTCGCAGATCGCCGACAAGGTGGGTTTCGCGGCGGCGCCGACGGCGGTCACGCCGAGGGGTTCGCATTGGCTGTGGGCGTGGGCGCTGGCGATTCCGAAGTCGTCGAAGCAGGCTGACTCGGCGAAGAAGTTCATTGCGTGGGCCACGTCGAAGCAGTACATCGAGCTGGTCGCGAAGGACGAAGGCTGGGCCTCGGTGCCGCCGGGAACGCGTCAATCCACTTACGCCCGTCCTGAATACAAACAGGCTGCACCGTTCGGCGACTTCGTGTTGAAGGCAATCGAAACGGCGGATCCGGATCACCCGACGCTCAAGCCGGTGCCGTACACCGGTGTGCAGTTCGTTGGCATCCCTGAGTTCCAGTCGTTCGGTACCGTGGTCGGTCAGAGCATCTCCGGCGCGGTTGCTGGTCAGATGTCGATCGATCAGGCGCTGGCAGCCGGCCAGGCGACCGCGGACCGCGCGGTGAAGCAGGCCGGCTATCAGAAGTAA
- a CDS encoding carbohydrate ABC transporter permease, whose product MSVPAKSPFAAIRRGIPGVIAWLVALLLFFPIFWMTITAFKTEQQAYSSSLFFIPTLDSFREVFARSNYFSFALNSILISVGVTVLCLILAVPAAYAMAFFPTRRTQKVLLWMLSTKMMPSVGVLVPIYLLWKNSGLLDTVSGLVIVYTLINLPIAVWMSFTYFAEIPRDILEAGRIDGAATWQEIVYLLMPMSLPGLASTALLLVILSWNEAFWSINLSSSNAAPLTVFIASYSSPEGLFWAKLSAASLLAVAPILIVGWLSQKQLVRGLTFGAVK is encoded by the coding sequence ATGAGCGTGCCGGCCAAGTCGCCGTTCGCCGCGATTCGCCGCGGGATTCCCGGCGTGATCGCCTGGCTGGTCGCGTTACTGCTGTTCTTCCCGATCTTCTGGATGACGATCACCGCATTCAAGACGGAGCAGCAGGCGTATTCGTCGTCGCTGTTTTTCATCCCGACGCTCGATAGCTTCCGCGAGGTGTTTGCGCGCAGCAATTACTTTTCGTTCGCGTTGAATTCGATACTGATTTCCGTGGGCGTCACGGTGTTGTGTCTGATTCTCGCCGTGCCGGCTGCCTACGCGATGGCCTTCTTTCCGACGCGCCGCACGCAGAAAGTCTTGCTGTGGATGCTGTCGACCAAGATGATGCCGTCGGTCGGCGTGCTGGTGCCGATCTATCTGCTGTGGAAAAACAGCGGCCTGCTCGATACGGTGTCCGGTCTGGTGATCGTCTACACGCTGATCAATCTGCCGATTGCGGTGTGGATGTCGTTCACGTATTTCGCTGAAATTCCGCGCGACATTCTCGAAGCAGGCCGGATCGACGGCGCGGCGACGTGGCAGGAAATCGTCTATCTGCTGATGCCGATGTCGCTGCCGGGGCTCGCCTCCACCGCGCTGCTGCTGGTGATCCTGTCGTGGAACGAAGCGTTCTGGAGTATCAACCTGTCGAGTTCGAACGCCGCGCCGTTGACTGTGTTCATCGCGTCGTATTCGAGTCCTGAAGGCTTGTTCTGGGCCAAGCTCTCCGCTGCCTCGCTGCTCGCGGTCGCCCCGATCCTGATTGTCGGATGGCTGTCGCAGAAGCAACTGGTGCGCGGCCTCACCTTTGGGGCGGTCAAATGA
- a CDS encoding carbohydrate ABC transporter permease — MRPLRLPLMHAHPQTEKEREVRKANSARWLVSPSVAVLVLWMAIPLAMTIWFSFSRYNLLNPDLKGFAGFDNYKFLAGDPSFGPSIGHTLELIVSVLVITVVGGVLMAILFDRKFYGQGIARLLAIAPFFVMPTVSALIWKNMILHPVYGLIAQGMRSIGLQPIDWFADYPLTAVIMIVAWQWLPFAFLILFTAIQSLDQEQKEAARIDGAGPFSMFFYITLPHLKRAIAVVVMMETIFLLSIFAEIYTTTGGGPGTATTNLSYLIYSLGLQQFDVGLASAGGILAVVLANIVSFFLVRMLAKNLKGEYEK; from the coding sequence ATGCGTCCTCTGCGCCTACCTCTCATGCATGCCCATCCCCAGACAGAAAAAGAACGCGAAGTCCGCAAAGCCAATTCCGCCCGCTGGCTAGTCTCGCCCTCCGTCGCAGTGCTCGTGCTGTGGATGGCGATTCCGCTGGCGATGACAATCTGGTTCTCGTTCTCGCGCTACAACCTGTTGAATCCGGATCTCAAGGGTTTCGCCGGGTTCGACAACTATAAGTTTCTCGCCGGCGATCCATCGTTCGGACCGTCGATCGGGCACACGCTCGAACTGATCGTCTCCGTACTGGTGATCACGGTGGTCGGCGGCGTGCTGATGGCGATCCTGTTCGACCGTAAGTTCTACGGTCAGGGCATCGCGCGGCTGCTGGCGATCGCGCCGTTCTTCGTGATGCCGACGGTCAGCGCGCTGATCTGGAAGAACATGATCCTGCATCCGGTGTACGGCCTGATTGCGCAGGGCATGCGCTCGATCGGCCTGCAGCCGATCGACTGGTTCGCCGACTATCCGCTCACGGCCGTGATCATGATCGTCGCGTGGCAGTGGCTGCCGTTCGCGTTCCTGATTCTGTTCACTGCGATCCAGTCGCTCGATCAGGAGCAGAAGGAGGCGGCGCGCATCGACGGCGCAGGGCCGTTCTCGATGTTCTTCTACATCACGCTGCCTCACCTGAAACGGGCGATCGCGGTGGTGGTGATGATGGAGACGATTTTCCTGCTGTCGATCTTCGCCGAAATCTATACGACCACGGGCGGCGGCCCGGGCACCGCGACCACCAATCTGTCGTACCTGATCTATTCGCTGGGCCTGCAGCAGTTCGACGTCGGTCTCGCTTCGGCGGGCGGCATTCTGGCTGTCGTGCTGGCTAACATCGTGTCGTTCTTCCTTGTGCGGATGCTCGCGAAGAACCTGAAAGGGGAGTACGAAAAATGA
- the fghA gene encoding S-formylglutathione hydrolase, with product MLELLSSHACHGGEQRIYRHDSQTVGLPMRFSVYLPPQALQANANVPALFYLAGLTCTEETFPIKAGAQRFAAQHGIALVAPDTSPRGAGVPGESAAWDFGVGAGFYVNATQQPWAKHYRMYSYVRDELRETVLANLPLDGARLGIFGHSMGGHGALMLALRNPEIYRSVSAFAPIAAPSQCPWGVKAFSGYLGEDREAWRQYDSSELVAHAPRKFAEGILVDQGLADQFLAEQLNPDVFEAACKAAGQPLTLRRHAGYDHGYYFISTFIEDHLAHHASVLLG from the coding sequence ATGCTTGAACTATTGTCCTCGCATGCCTGCCACGGCGGCGAGCAGCGGATCTACCGGCACGACTCGCAGACCGTCGGTCTGCCGATGCGCTTCTCGGTCTATCTGCCGCCGCAGGCTTTGCAGGCCAACGCGAATGTGCCCGCGCTGTTCTACCTCGCCGGGCTGACTTGCACCGAGGAAACCTTCCCGATCAAGGCGGGCGCGCAGCGCTTCGCGGCGCAGCACGGCATCGCTCTCGTCGCGCCGGACACCAGTCCGCGCGGCGCGGGCGTGCCGGGGGAAAGCGCGGCGTGGGACTTCGGCGTGGGCGCGGGCTTTTACGTCAACGCGACGCAGCAGCCGTGGGCGAAGCACTACCGCATGTACTCGTACGTGCGCGACGAACTGCGCGAAACAGTGCTCGCGAATTTACCGCTGGACGGTGCGCGTCTGGGCATCTTCGGGCATTCGATGGGCGGTCATGGCGCGTTGATGCTGGCGCTGCGCAACCCGGAGATCTATCGGTCGGTGTCGGCGTTCGCGCCGATCGCCGCGCCTTCGCAGTGCCCGTGGGGCGTGAAGGCGTTCAGCGGGTATCTAGGCGAAGACCGTGAAGCGTGGCGGCAGTACGACTCGAGCGAGCTGGTCGCCCACGCGCCGCGCAAGTTCGCGGAGGGGATTCTGGTCGATCAGGGGCTGGCGGATCAGTTTCTCGCCGAGCAGTTGAACCCGGATGTGTTCGAAGCTGCGTGCAAGGCCGCGGGACAGCCGCTGACCTTGCGCCGTCATGCGGGCTACGACCACGGGTACTACTTCATCTCGACGTTCATCGAGGATCATCTCGCCCATCACGCGAGCGTGCTGCTCGGTTGA
- a CDS encoding metal ABC transporter solute-binding protein: MKKFGSMLNGARRALKLSKTVAMGAAVAAAVSLSQGALAADAKIPVVAAENFYGDVVQQLGGERVDVTSILSNPDQDPHLFEASPKTARALQHASLVVYNGADYDPWMAKLLAASKGSSRTTIVAAELTGKKSGDNPHLWYDPATMPKVARAVSAALVAADPAHKSAYDANLAKFLDSLKPIDAKVADLHGRYAGVPVTATEPVFGYMSDAVGLSMRNLRFQMATMNDTEASAADIAAFERDLREKRVRVLIYNSQATEALTKRMLKLAQQSKVPTLSVTETEPAGKTYQTWMLTQLDALGTALGAADAGGANAAAATAKGKTQ; the protein is encoded by the coding sequence ATGAAGAAATTCGGCTCGATGTTGAACGGGGCGCGCCGTGCGCTGAAGCTGTCGAAGACCGTAGCCATGGGCGCGGCGGTCGCTGCTGCTGTCTCGCTCAGCCAAGGCGCGTTAGCCGCGGATGCGAAAATCCCGGTGGTGGCAGCGGAAAACTTTTATGGTGACGTCGTGCAGCAGCTGGGCGGCGAGCGCGTCGACGTGACGAGCATCCTCAGCAATCCGGATCAGGACCCGCACCTGTTCGAAGCCAGCCCGAAGACGGCGCGCGCCTTGCAACATGCGAGCCTTGTGGTCTACAACGGCGCCGACTACGATCCGTGGATGGCGAAACTGCTGGCCGCGTCCAAGGGCTCGAGTCGCACGACGATCGTTGCCGCCGAGCTGACCGGCAAGAAGAGCGGCGATAATCCCCACCTCTGGTACGACCCGGCCACCATGCCGAAAGTGGCGCGCGCCGTGAGCGCGGCGCTCGTCGCGGCTGACCCGGCGCACAAGTCGGCGTACGATGCGAACCTCGCGAAGTTTCTCGATTCGCTGAAACCCATCGACGCCAAAGTCGCCGATCTGCATGGCCGCTACGCCGGTGTACCGGTGACGGCGACCGAGCCGGTGTTCGGCTATATGTCGGACGCGGTAGGCCTCTCGATGCGCAATCTGCGCTTCCAGATGGCGACGATGAACGACACTGAAGCAAGCGCGGCCGATATCGCCGCGTTTGAACGCGATCTGCGCGAAAAGCGCGTGCGCGTTCTGATCTACAACAGCCAGGCAACCGAGGCCCTGACCAAACGCATGTTGAAGCTCGCGCAGCAATCGAAGGTGCCGACCCTGAGCGTCACCGAAACCGAACCGGCCGGCAAGACCTATCAGACGTGGATGCTGACGCAGCTCGACGCGCTGGGCACGGCGCTGGGCGCGGCCGATGCGGGCGGAGCAAATGCGGCGGCGGCCACTGCCAAAGGAAAAACCCAATGA